A single region of the Manihot esculenta cultivar AM560-2 chromosome 12, M.esculenta_v8, whole genome shotgun sequence genome encodes:
- the LOC110628337 gene encoding protein NOI4-like, which translates to MAENGQPLPKFGEWDVNDPASAEGFTVIFNKARNEKKSGGKPESPARDSPGFKSGNASATLGKPQPKKWFCCMQSAQAE; encoded by the exons ATGGCG GAAAATGGTCAACCGTTGCCTAAGTTTGGTGAATGGGATGTCAATGACCCAGCATCAGCTGAGGGATTCACAGTCATATTCAACAAGGCTAGGAATGAGAAAAAGTCAGGTGGAAAGCCGGAGTCTCCAGCAAGGGATAGCCCTGGATTCAAGTCTGGCAATGCTAGTGCTACACTTGGAAAGCCTCAGCCT AAAAAATGGTTTTGCTGCATGCAATCTGCTCAAGCAGAATAA
- the LOC110627475 gene encoding acetyl-CoA acetyltransferase, cytosolic 1 encodes MAPAAAAEIKPRDVCIVGVARTPMGGFLGLLSTLPATKLGSIAIEAALKRANVDPSLVQEVFFGNVLSANLGQAPARQAALGAGIPNSVICTTVNKVCASGMKATMLAAQSIQLGINDVVVAGGMESMSNAPKYLAEARRGSRLGHDSLIDGMLKDGLWDVYNDVGMGSCAEICADKHSITREDQDNYAIHSFERGIAAQESGAFAWEIVPVEVSGGRGKPSITVDKDEGLGKFDPVKLRKLRPSFKENGGTVTAGNASSISDGAAALVLVSGETALKLGLQVIAKITGYADAAQAPELFTTAPALAIPKAVSNAGLDSSQVDYYEINEAFAVVALANQKLLGLNPEKVNVHGGAVSLGHPLGCSGARILVTLLGVLRQKNGKYGVGGVCNGGGGASALVLELL; translated from the exons ATGGCCCCAGCAGCAGCAGCTGAAATAAAGCCCAGAG ATGTTTGCATTGTTGGTGTTGCCCGCACACCTATGGGTGGATTTCTTGGTTTACTATCTACTTTACCTGCGACCAAGCTTGGATCTATAGCGATTGAAG CTGCTCTTAAAAGGGCCAATGTTGATCCATCACTTGTACAAGAAGTTTTCTTTGGAAACGTTCTCAGTGCAAATTTAGGGCAGGCTCCTGCTAGACAGGCTGCTTTAGGTGCAGGAATTCCTAATTCAGTGATCTGTACCACTGTTAACAAAGTTTGTGCTTCAGGGATGAAAG CAACTATGCTTGCAGCCCAGAGTATCCAGCTAGGCATCAATGATGTTGTTGTAGCTGGAGGCATGGAGAGCATGTCCAATGCACCTAAATACCTGGCAGAAGCAAG GAGGGGATCACGACTTGGGCATGATTCACTAATTGATGGAATGCTGAAAGATGGGTTGTGGGATGTTTATAATGATGTTGGCATGGGCAGTTGTGCTGAAATTTGTGCAGATAAGCATTCAATAACAAGGGAGGATCAG GATAACTATGCTATTCACAGTTTTGAGCGTGGTATTGCTGCGCAAGAGAGTGGTGCCTTTGCATGGGAAATTGTTCCA GTTGAAGTTTCTGGGGGAAGGGGAAAACCTTCAATAACTGTCGATAAGGATGAAGGATTAGGGAAG TTCGACCCTGTAAAATTGAGGAAACTCCGACCAAGTTTCAAGGAGAATGGAGGCACAGTTACTGCTGGCAATGCCTCTAGCATaag TGATGGTGCTGCTGCTTTAGTTCTGGTAAGTGGAGAGACTGCTCTTAAGCTGGGTTTGCAAGTGATTGCAAAGATCACAGGATATGCTGATGCCGCTCAG GCACCGGAGTTATTTACAACAGCTCCAGCACTGGCAATACCTAAAGCTGTATCAAATGCTGGCTTGGATTCTTCTCAAGTTGATTACTATGAAATAAATGAAGCCTTTGCT GTTGTAGCTCTTGCCAATCAGAAATTGCTTGGGCTTAATCCA GAAAAGGTTAATGTACATGGTGGAGCTGTATCATTGGGTCATCCACTAGGTTGCAGTGGCGCTCGAATCTTGGTCACACTTTTGGGG GTACTGAGGCAAAAGAATGGGAAATACGGTGTTGGTGGTGTTTGCAATGGCGGAGGAGGTGCATCTGCTCTTGTTTTAGAACTTCTGTAG